In one Nicotiana sylvestris chromosome 8, ASM39365v2, whole genome shotgun sequence genomic region, the following are encoded:
- the LOC104231966 gene encoding uncharacterized protein yields the protein MEPSRDAAAGDDQLARTCEIESQLSSVVYDLSQQVQAAMENMLKMISEIDQSSTEVTEDMEKCKDSALERRKTLEEQKDHFQRAAYAILNMLNNQESG from the exons ATGGAACCTTCTAGAGACGCCGCTGCCGGCGACGATCAACTTGCTCGAACTTGTGAAATCGAATCTCAGCTTTCCTCTGTCGTTTACG ACCTCTCACAACAAGTGCAAGCGGCAATGGAGAACATGCTGAAGATGATAAG TGAAATTGATCAGAGCTCTACTGAAGTAACAGAAGACATGGAGAAGTGCAAGGACTCTGCTCTTGAGAGGAGGAAAACTTTAGAGGAACAGAAGGATCATTTTCAAAGAGCTGCTTATGCTATTTTGAACATGCTGAATAACCAGGAGAGCGGCTAG